The Pseudomonadota bacterium sequence ATTCAGAATCGCTGAAGCGGCGGTTAATCAGTCTCTGTACCGGGCCTGGGGGTTGAATCCCGTGGTCATGCCTTGGCCCGATGTGCCCATTTCTCTGAACCAGAAGGTGATCACCGGTCTCGACCATACGCCGATGGTTTGTAACATCACGAAAAAATTCGATGTCTGCAAGCATTTTACGCAGATCAACTATGCGCAGGGACTGTTTATTTTTCTGGTCAATGAGAAATTCTACAGTTCTCTGCCGGCTGATCTTCAGAAGATTCTGCTGGATGTTATTCATGAGGAATGCGCCAAAACCCGGGTTATGACCCGTCAGCAGGAAGTCGACCAGATCGCCAAAGCCAAGGAAGCCGGAATCAGTTTTTACCAACTGCCGGCTGAGGAAATGGAGCTTCTGCGGGTTAAAGGGGACGAGGTTCATAAACAATGGGCCGCTGAAATCGGGGCTGACTATCTGAAGAAGGTTCAGGATTTCCTGGGTTACAAACGGGTGCTTGATTATTAAAAGCTTTTCCTTCCGGAAAGCCGGAAGCTTACCAGGCTTCCGGCTTTTTAGTTTCTTTGCGGCGGAGAAAGCCCGATGGGGTTGTGGGGAGGGTTTCCGAGTTCGTTGCTGATTCAAATTTTCAGGATTACATCGGGTTGCTTTCCTGTTTGATGTTGGGTAGCGGGGCCTGCTTCCGTATTGCTTTTACTTTTACCCACTGAAATTGTCATTTTATTGATTGGTTGAAGGATATTATGATCGCCAGAAGTTTCAGGATTATTGATAGAGTCTTTTCTTTTTTTGAAGAATGGAGTCTTTTTGTCGTCGTTATGGTCGGGCTGATCTCGCTCTTTGTGAATGTGGTTTTGCGTTACACGATTCACTATTCCCTGGCCTGGTCGGAAGAGCTCATTCGGGAAGTCATAATTTTTACTACCTTCATCGGTTGCTCCGCCGCGATTAAAAACCGCTCCATGATTCGCATTGATGCCCTGCCTCAGATTTTCCCCGTATTGAAGAAGCCACTCGACTATTTCAGTCATGTCTGTACCTTAGGCTACAGCGGGTTGATCTTTTATCTTGGCTGGCAGATGGCCGCATTGCAGTATTCGACTCAGCAGAAAACCATTATCCTGCAGGTTCCGCTGGTGCTTCTCTATGCCATTCTTCCGCTGATGGGCGCCATGATGTTCATTCGAACCATCATGGCCCTGTGGGAAGATTTTACGGGGGAGAAGGTCTAACGAAATGGATAATTCTTATTTAATCATTGTTTTCTGTTTGATCGGTTGTCTGGGGGCGACCATTCCGGTCTTCATGTCCCTGTTTTTTACCAGCATTCTCGGCTTTATTTATTTTACCGACATGCCGATTCTGATGCTGGCTCAGACCCTTTTCCGAAGCATGGATAATTTCGCTCTGGTGGTGGTGCTGTTTTTTATCCTCTGCGGCAATATCATGACCTCGGGGTCGATTGTCGACCGGCTGATCAAGGTTGCCAATGCGGTGGTCGGTTTTTTTCCGGGCGGTCTGGCTATGGCCGGAGTGCTTGCCTGCGGTATGTTCGGCGCAATTTCCGGCTCCACCGTGGCGACCGTGGTTGCCATCGGCGGCTTTATGATTCCGGCCCTGATGGATAATCAGTACGATGAAAAATTCAGCGTCGGGATTATGACGACCGCGCCGATTCTGGGGGTTATCATTCCGCCCAGTATCTCGATGATTCTTTATTCCATGGTCAGCAACGACTCGCTGGCCGCCCTTTTCATGACCGGTTTCGTTCCCGGAATCCTGATTATGGTGGCGATGTCCCTGTATTCCTTCTTTTATTGTCGCAATCGTGATTTCAAACGCTCCCCGCCGCCGACTTTCAAGGAAGTGCTTCGGGTCTTGCGCCAGGGTTTCTGGGCCCTGATGTTGCCGGTGCTGATTTTCGGAGGGATCTTTTCCGGGGTCTTCACCGCCAATGAAGCCGCCGTCGTTGCCTGTGTCTACGCCTTCGTCGTCGAGCTGTTCATTCATAAGGATATGAAATTGTCCAAGGTCAAGGATGTCGTGGTTTCCTCGGCCGTGACCTCGGCGACCCTGCTGATCATCGTGGCCGGGGCGACGGCCTTTGGCCGCTATCTCACCCTGGAGCAGATTCCCTCGATTCTGGCCGGGATCGTGGTCAGCAAGGTTCACTCCGCCTGGACCTTCCTTCTGATTGTCAACATCATGCTGCTGGTGGTCGGCATGTTCATGGATATCATTTCGGCGACTTTGATATTGGCCCCGATCCTGCTGCCGATGTTGCCAGAATATAATATCAGCACCCTGCACTTCGGTCTTCTGATGACGGTTAACCTGGGGATCGGTTATTGTACGCCGCCGCTCGGTGTCAGCCTTTATATCACCGGAGCCCTGGTTAATCGGGGACTGATCTACGTAACCAAGGCAGTCATCCCTTTCCTCGTGATTCAGATAGCGACTTTGATGTTGCTGACTTACTGGCCGGACGTGGTTCTTTTCCTGCCGGAGTTCTTCTACGGAAAATGATTCCTGGTTGGACCCCGGCCGCCGTTTCTGTCGCGTGAACTGTGGCCGGAGCAGGGATCTGGTCGCGCGTGGCTCTTTAGATAAATTCGTAACAATGTATGAAATCGTAAAAAACGGGATGGGCTTCGTAAACACTGCACAGGCGAGGCACCTGGACCTTCCCGGCTCTGGCTGGGTGGGTTGCAGGGGAACGAGATCGCGGGAGTGGTTACGAAGCCATCATAATTAGTTTTGATGATTGTGGAGAATTGAGAATGCCTTTACATGTTCTGGTTCCTGTTGATGATTCGCCTGCGGCGCATCGGGTTTTGAATTATATCATAAACATGAAGGACATGATGCCGATGCGGGCGACGTTGTTGATCGTGGTTCCTTTTTCCCAGCTCGAATATCACGGTTTTCAACAAAGCCAGCTCGAAGCTATTACCCGGCAGTCTCTGGAACACTGCCAGAAGGTGGTGGAGAAACATCGCCTGGTGCTTGAAAAAAATGGAATTGCGGCCGAGGCCAAAATGGAACGCGGTAATCCGGCCGATATGATTTGTCGGGTCGCCGCCGCGCAGGGGG is a genomic window containing:
- a CDS encoding TRAP transporter small permease — translated: MIARSFRIIDRVFSFFEEWSLFVVVMVGLISLFVNVVLRYTIHYSLAWSEELIREVIIFTTFIGCSAAIKNRSMIRIDALPQIFPVLKKPLDYFSHVCTLGYSGLIFYLGWQMAALQYSTQQKTIILQVPLVLLYAILPLMGAMMFIRTIMALWEDFTGEKV
- a CDS encoding TRAP transporter large permease, whose product is MDNSYLIIVFCLIGCLGATIPVFMSLFFTSILGFIYFTDMPILMLAQTLFRSMDNFALVVVLFFILCGNIMTSGSIVDRLIKVANAVVGFFPGGLAMAGVLACGMFGAISGSTVATVVAIGGFMIPALMDNQYDEKFSVGIMTTAPILGVIIPPSISMILYSMVSNDSLAALFMTGFVPGILIMVAMSLYSFFYCRNRDFKRSPPPTFKEVLRVLRQGFWALMLPVLIFGGIFSGVFTANEAAVVACVYAFVVELFIHKDMKLSKVKDVVVSSAVTSATLLIIVAGATAFGRYLTLEQIPSILAGIVVSKVHSAWTFLLIVNIMLLVVGMFMDIISATLILAPILLPMLPEYNISTLHFGLLMTVNLGIGYCTPPLGVSLYITGALVNRGLIYVTKAVIPFLVIQIATLMLLTYWPDVVLFLPEFFYGK
- a CDS encoding universal stress protein, coding for MPLHVLVPVDDSPAAHRVLNYIINMKDMMPMRATLLIVVPFSQLEYHGFQQSQLEAITRQSLEHCQKVVEKHRLVLEKNGIAAEAKMERGNPADMICRVAAAQGVDLVLISPNGSGKLSNLMFGSVANKVVQECHLPVLLVR